From Variovorax sp. J2L1-78, the proteins below share one genomic window:
- a CDS encoding zinc-binding dehydrogenase: MPFPTDRTALELRSLITPSGELEVSLAEVTVATPDPDEVVVRLEAAPINPSDLGLLFGAADMGTAAVSGTPAHPVVTARVPEAGMKAMAGRVGESMPVGNEGAGVVVEAGSSPAAQALLGKTVAVIGGAMYAQYRVIAADQCLRLPDDATPAEGASSFVNPLTALGMVETMKREGHTALVHTAAASNLGQMLQRICLKDGIALVNIVRRPEQVALLKSQGAVHVCDASAPTFLDDLTEALVATGATIAFDATGGGPLAGQILGCMEAALVRTATVYSRYGTSTHKQVYLYGGLDTRPTEFRRNFGMAWGMGGWLLFPFLQKIGPAAAQVLKQRVAAELKTTFASRYAGELSLPEVLTLDAIARYNQRATGEKYLIAPHKR, from the coding sequence ATGCCCTTCCCCACCGACCGCACCGCCCTCGAACTCCGCTCCCTCATCACGCCGTCCGGCGAGCTCGAAGTGAGCCTGGCCGAGGTGACGGTCGCCACGCCCGACCCCGACGAGGTGGTGGTGCGGCTGGAGGCCGCACCGATCAACCCGTCGGACCTGGGCCTGCTCTTCGGTGCCGCAGACATGGGAACGGCGGCCGTGTCCGGCACGCCCGCACATCCCGTGGTGACGGCGCGCGTGCCCGAGGCCGGCATGAAGGCAATGGCCGGCCGCGTGGGCGAATCGATGCCGGTCGGCAACGAAGGCGCGGGCGTGGTGGTCGAGGCCGGCAGCTCGCCTGCCGCGCAGGCCCTGCTCGGCAAGACCGTGGCCGTGATCGGCGGTGCGATGTACGCGCAGTACCGCGTGATCGCCGCCGACCAGTGCCTGCGGCTGCCCGACGACGCGACGCCGGCCGAGGGCGCGTCGTCCTTCGTCAACCCGCTCACGGCGCTCGGCATGGTCGAGACCATGAAGCGCGAAGGCCACACCGCCCTGGTGCACACCGCGGCGGCATCGAACCTCGGCCAGATGCTGCAACGCATCTGCCTGAAGGACGGCATCGCGCTGGTCAACATCGTGCGCAGGCCCGAGCAGGTGGCGCTGCTGAAGTCGCAGGGTGCGGTGCATGTGTGCGACGCCAGTGCACCGACCTTCCTCGACGACCTGACCGAGGCCCTGGTCGCCACCGGTGCAACCATCGCCTTCGACGCCACCGGCGGCGGCCCGCTGGCCGGACAGATCCTCGGCTGCATGGAAGCCGCGCTGGTGCGCACCGCCACCGTCTACAGCCGCTATGGCACCAGCACCCACAAGCAGGTGTACCTGTATGGCGGCCTGGACACGCGGCCGACCGAGTTCCGCCGCAACTTCGGCATGGCGTGGGGCATGGGCGGCTGGCTGCTGTTTCCCTTCCTGCAGAAGATCGGCCCGGCCGCGGCGCAGGTGCTCAAGCAGCGGGTTGCGGCCGAGCTGAAGACCACCTTCGCGAGCCGCTACGCCGGCGAGCTGTCGCTGCCCGAGGTGCTGACGCTCGACGCGATCGCGCGCTACAACCAGCGCGCCACCGGCGAGAAATACCTGATCGCGCCGCACAAGCGCTGA
- a CDS encoding LysR family transcriptional regulator, with product MDRLTSLRVFREVVDAGSFTAAADRLDISAPMASKHVAQLEKSLGARLLNRSSRHLSLTEAGEAWYAQSAQALDLLDAAEAAIGRKNEAPRGQLKISAPVWCATPRIARVLADYRAAFPEVLVDMHLENRKVDLAADGYDLALRATQEPSPTLIARPLCQVQFHLVGAADLLARDGVPATPVDLARLGAIVPSYVNLEGFALRGPGGRQAPLRLSPVLRSDDTNLTLHAVRAGLGVSFLPGWLVDEDIAAGRLVPLIPAYSVAPVTLFAVYTSRQYMAPKLRSFIDFLGQALSPERKP from the coding sequence ATGGACCGTCTGACCAGTCTGCGGGTGTTTCGCGAGGTGGTGGACGCCGGCAGCTTCACCGCCGCGGCGGACCGGCTCGACATCTCGGCGCCGATGGCCAGCAAGCATGTCGCACAGCTGGAGAAGTCGCTGGGCGCGCGGCTGCTCAACCGCTCCAGTCGCCACCTGAGCCTGACCGAGGCCGGCGAGGCCTGGTACGCGCAGAGTGCCCAGGCGCTCGACCTGCTCGATGCTGCCGAGGCCGCCATCGGCCGCAAGAACGAAGCGCCGCGCGGACAGTTGAAGATCAGCGCGCCGGTGTGGTGCGCCACGCCGCGCATCGCGCGGGTGCTGGCCGACTACCGTGCGGCCTTCCCTGAAGTGCTGGTCGACATGCACCTGGAGAACCGCAAGGTCGACCTGGCCGCCGACGGCTACGACCTGGCACTGCGCGCCACGCAGGAGCCCTCGCCCACGCTCATCGCACGGCCGCTGTGCCAGGTGCAGTTCCATCTGGTGGGTGCGGCCGACCTGCTGGCGCGCGATGGCGTGCCCGCCACGCCGGTCGACCTGGCGCGGCTCGGCGCCATCGTGCCGAGCTACGTGAACCTGGAAGGCTTCGCGCTGCGCGGGCCGGGCGGGCGGCAGGCGCCGCTGCGGCTCAGCCCGGTGCTGCGCTCCGACGACACCAACCTCACGCTGCACGCGGTGCGCGCCGGCCTGGGTGTGTCCTTCCTGCCGGGCTGGCTGGTCGACGAGGACATCGCGGCCGGCCGCCTCGTGCCCCTGATCCCGGCCTACAGCGTGGCACCGGTGACGCTCTTCGCGGTCTACACCAGCCGCCAGTACATGGCGCCCAAGCTGCGCAGCTTCATCGATTTTCTGGGGCAGGCGCTGTCGCCTGAGCGCAAGCCATGA
- a CDS encoding DODA-type extradiol aromatic ring-opening family dioxygenase, producing the protein MTTNHTTLPTYFISHGGGPWPWMKREMGDAYAQLEASLADIPRQIGRTPRAILMVSAHWETPAFTVQGSPRPPMIYDYGGFPAHTYQVHYDAPGSPELAQRVRELIEAAGLPSGIDAERGYDHGMFSPMAAIYPKADVPVVQLSLRRGLDPAEHLALGRALAPLRREDVLIIGSGLSYHNLRNFGPQARDVSKAFDDWLDQTVVQAAPAERVAQLIDWSSAPAARIAHPREEHLIPLMVAVGAAEGEQGERVYHESAFMGGIAVSSFRIGAA; encoded by the coding sequence ATGACCACGAACCACACGACCCTTCCGACCTATTTCATCTCCCACGGCGGGGGCCCCTGGCCCTGGATGAAGCGCGAGATGGGCGATGCCTACGCCCAGCTCGAGGCCTCGCTGGCCGACATCCCGCGCCAGATTGGCCGCACGCCGCGCGCGATCCTCATGGTGTCGGCCCACTGGGAGACCCCCGCCTTCACGGTGCAGGGCAGCCCGCGCCCGCCGATGATCTACGACTACGGCGGTTTTCCCGCCCACACCTACCAGGTGCACTACGACGCGCCCGGCTCGCCCGAGTTGGCGCAGCGCGTGCGCGAACTGATCGAGGCCGCCGGTCTGCCGTCGGGCATCGACGCGGAGCGGGGTTACGACCATGGCATGTTCTCGCCGATGGCTGCGATCTACCCGAAGGCCGACGTGCCGGTGGTGCAGCTGTCGCTCCGGCGCGGGCTCGACCCGGCCGAGCACCTGGCCTTGGGTCGCGCGCTGGCCCCCCTGCGCCGCGAAGACGTGCTGATCATCGGCAGCGGCCTGAGCTACCACAACCTGCGCAATTTCGGCCCGCAGGCGCGCGACGTGTCGAAGGCCTTCGACGACTGGCTCGACCAGACCGTGGTGCAGGCCGCCCCGGCCGAACGGGTGGCGCAGCTGATCGACTGGTCGTCGGCGCCGGCCGCGCGCATCGCACATCCGCGCGAGGAGCACCTGATCCCGCTGATGGTCGCGGTCGGCGCGGCCGAGGGCGAGCAGGGCGAGCGCGTGTACCACGAGTCGGCCTTCATGGGTGGTATTGCCGTGTCGAGCTTTCGCATCGGCGCGGCCTGA